The DNA window AAAGGAACTCCGTAGTGGCTTGTTTTGCGGGCATCTTCAGCTGCCTCTGCATAGGCAGTGTAAAGAGAATTACTTTTAGGTGCCGTAGCCAAATAAACCACTAATTGAGCCAAAGCATTGCTTGCTTCCGGCATTCCGATAAAAAGGATCGCTTCTTTGGTTGCTATTGCTTGAACTAAAGCATTGGGATCTGCCAAACCGATATCTTCACTGGCAAAACGAATCAACCGACGGACAATATAACGAGGGTCTTCTCCCGCTTCCAACATTCTTGCCAGCCAGTAAAGTCCCGCTTGAGGGTCCGAACCTCGGAGAGATTTATGCAAAGCGGAAATTAGGTTATAATGTTCTTCGCGGTTTTTATCGTAAAACATTGTCTTTTTTGCCAAATATTTTGCCAATTCGTCAATACTGGGGTGAGGTTTGCCCTTTAAAAAAGGCAAAACCAATTCCAAATCGTTTAAAACCCTTCTGGCATCACCTCCGGCATTTTGAGCCATCCAGCTGATAATATCCTCATCCGGTTCTAAGGAAAGTTCGCTAAAGCCCTTTTGCAAAATTATTTTCAGGTCATTTTCGCTTAGGGGTTCCAAAACAAAAACGGAGCAGCGAGAAAGCAAAGCCGGTATTACTTCAAAAGAGGGATTTTCTGTGGTTGCTCCGATTAAAATTATCGCTCCGCTTTCCACATAAGGTAAAAAGGCATCCTGTTGACTTTTATTAAACCGGTGAATTTCATCAATAAATAAAATGCTTTGATGATTTTGCGTGCGATGTAGATAATCCGCTTCTTTCATAACAGCTTTAACATCGCTAATACTGGCAAGGACGGCTGAAAAATGGATAAAATGATAATTTCCGCTTTTTTCAATAATCCTGGCTATTGTGGTTTTTCCGCTTCCCGGTGGACCCCATAAAATGAAAGAATGATATACTCCACTTTCCATCATCTGTCTTAACGGAGAATTTTCAGCTACCAGTTTGGATTGACCCAGTAAATCTTCCAAGCATTGAGGGCGTAATTTTTCCGCCAAAGGAACGGTCTTGCTCTTCAATTCTTCTTCTTCAAAAAAGGTGCTTTGATCCTTATCTTTCATAATAAAAAAAATTAATCCTCCATCAGACCGGTTAATTCGGAAGGATCAAACCACTGTAAAGCACCCTGCAAACGCTGAATTTCGGTTAAAAGAATTGCCTTGTGACCTTCTTCTTCTTGGGAAAAATGGAGAAACTGCCGTCTTATTTCTGGCTCAGATGTCTGCTCAGCCATACTTTTATAGAGTTCCACTGATTCTTCTTCTTTACTGATGGCAAATTCCAGCACTTCCTTAGGATCGTTTAAATTAACATTTTGCAGTATTTTAACTGAATCTTCGGTAAACATCAACTTTTGCCCCGGAAACTGCTGGGCAAAGGCAACTCGCACT is part of the Candidatus Cloacimonas sp. genome and encodes:
- a CDS encoding replication-associated recombination protein A; amino-acid sequence: MKDKDQSTFFEEEELKSKTVPLAEKLRPQCLEDLLGQSKLVAENSPLRQMMESGVYHSFILWGPPGSGKTTIARIIEKSGNYHFIHFSAVLASISDVKAVMKEADYLHRTQNHQSILFIDEIHRFNKSQQDAFLPYVESGAIILIGATTENPSFEVIPALLSRCSVFVLEPLSENDLKIILQKGFSELSLEPDEDIISWMAQNAGGDARRVLNDLELVLPFLKGKPHPSIDELAKYLAKKTMFYDKNREEHYNLISALHKSLRGSDPQAGLYWLARMLEAGEDPRYIVRRLIRFASEDIGLADPNALVQAIATKEAILFIGMPEASNALAQLVVYLATAPKSNSLYTAYAEAAEDARKTSHYGVPFHIRNAPTKLMKDLNYGKDYHYDHEYEHKYYYQKYFPDQMPEKVYYKPGDYGFEKEIQKRIDWWAKLKKEQKH
- a CDS encoding ferritin family protein yields the protein MTLQDSYSMVIAAEIRAQKMYEALAKSFANPETNNTFNELVVLEKIHEEKVRVAFAQQFPGQKLMFTEDSVKILQNVNLNDPKEVLEFAISKEEESVELYKSMAEQTSEPEIRRQFLHFSQEEEGHKAILLTEIQRLQGALQWFDPSELTGLMED